A stretch of DNA from Cannabis sativa cultivar Pink pepper isolate KNU-18-1 chromosome X, ASM2916894v1, whole genome shotgun sequence:
TTCTACTTCAAGTTTTTATTGTTCACGAGAATTACAACAATTTGACTTAGCCAAGAGCTCTAATTTCTAGAGATAGAAAGTAAAGAGAGATGCTTTGACCTTATGGGGACTTAGAAGAATGTGTAAAATAAACTAGTGGAGCTCTCTATTTATAGTGAAGGAGGttctattataataataataataataaaataacacaaaaaatatgaaaaatttacTTGGGGTTGTTCTTGGCCATTGATGATGATCTGATAGTGAAAATTAATTCTTGATGAAAATCTTCATTTTTCGGAGCTTGAATCTTAGTAATCTACGAAAAAAGTCACACTTGTCTTGGGCACAAATTTTAGACtcaaaatctttgaaattgcGTTATGGGTGTGAGACATGACTTGAAAGAGATTTAAAAATCAAGTTGAATTGCATCAATTAGATCAATATTGTGGGAGTTTTAGCTGTTTTACTGAAGGTTGCTCAGGACCCAATGCCCATATTGACATTCTATCGTCGACCTGGACGCTGGGTGAGTGAAAAAATATCCTAGACTTGTATTTTTTTGATGCCTAAGTGATATGTAGACATAACGTATCCAACTTCTTAGTTCTGGTGAAGTTGTTCACAAGTTCTcagaaatgtaattttttttttgtgacatCGGGTAGACTCGAAACTCCCCAATTTTGTCGATATTCTACCTTATTGAAAGGGTAAAATATCAAAGTGTGAAATTGACTTGCCACAAGTCATAGCTCTTAtttactaagaaaaaaaaatacttagatACTTAAGACAGAATCAAAATTTGATAAGGAGAACCCAATGCACTTGGCCATGCGTCAACCTGGGTGTTGGGTGCTTCTCGGGATACTTTCTAGGACTCGTTTTGATACTTCTATGGCATTCGAGATTGCGAACGTAGTCTCCTAGCCCATTTTCGACCAAAATAAGAAGAATACACACAGCAGAATTTATGTTTGAGGAGTTGAAACATGCGGACTAGGTTGCATGTAAACTTGGGCGCAGGGCCCAGTGCCTATGTAAACCTTGGCGCATGGCCCAGTGCCCATGTAAACCTGGGCCCTAGGTCCCTATTTCGACCCTTAGATGATCTTGTTCGCTCCTTGAGATCACTTGTATCTTTGTTATTTCTAAAAATGGAAAAGATGCTCGAAACACTTTTTGAGAAAACTGATTGGAAATagcccaggttgacaaaatgtcaatCTGGCCATTAAGTCCTAAGGGTGTACATCTGTCAGTTTGGTTGGGCTATAGTATATTTTTACCAACCTAATATAAATGTTGGGTTGCAAATATCTAATTGTAACCCGtctaatgaaaaaataaaaaatgtgtaACCCGCCCAATGATTTTTATTGGTTTAGTCGGGTTAACCCGTTTAAACCGatctttatttgttattttttttattattgttagtttttggtgttcaaataattgatttgaaaaaataaatgtatagtataagcctttcaagattaaaataactatagtttaaattaatattaaaaacaaatataaattaaataaatattaaagtattaaacaatatttttcaagaaatagaattaaaaaaaatatactcatatgtaaattataaatttgaacttaaatattcaaatacaatcaaaattatcaactataaattttaaattttaaattaaacactataaaatacaaattttaaatgtaaaatagtttaactattaagtgtaatttatatattatattatagataattttagaaaaaaatatgtaaatcgGTTTATTCGAGTTATTTGGGCAGGTTAGAATACGGGAGCGATGATTGACTGCAAACgaaagatggtggtgtttgagcccgacAGTGCTAACCCAGCGGTGTTTGTGGGTAAGGTTCAAGGGGCATGCATACCGAGAATATCActgttgaaagctaaagacctgatgggtaggggttgtctagggttcatagttactgcagtggacactagccaacctgtgacatcagggcctgaggatatgagattggtatgcgagttccttgatgtctttccagaagatttgccgggattgccacctgttcgggaaattgaatttgttattgaattggCTCCGGGAGGGGATCCAGTGTCTAAGGcaccgtaccgaatggctcaatctgagttgaaggaattgaagatacaattgcaagaattactgaatctgggattcatcagaccaagctactcaccttggggtgctccggttttgtttgtgaagaagaaagacggaaccctgcaaatgtgtattgactaccgagagttgaagaagcttaccattaagaacaagtatcctttaccttgAATTGATGATCTAtttgatcaactgaaggggaagatggtcttttccaagatcgatcttcgctcagcctatcatcagctgagaatttgagaggaagatatcccgaaaacCGCGTTCCATACTCGGTATGGACAGTATGAATTTCtggtgatgtcttttggactcactaatgccccggcgacattcatggatttgatgaaccgggtgtttaaggattacctggataggttcgtgattgtgtttattgacgaaattttggtgtactctgagacagaataagagcatgagttgcatctcagagcggttttgcaaagattacgggatcacaagctttatgctaagttcaaaaagtgtgaattctggttatctcgtgtctcatttttggggcacatagtggataaagatgggatcatggtggatccggctaaaattgaagctgtacgggattggccagtaccgaagtcagctacagaggtcagaagttttctgggtttggctggttattatcgtcagttcgttgagggttttcaaagattgatgtacccttaacggagctgacccgaaagaaccagaagtttgtttggactgatcagtgtgagaaaagtttcctggagttaaagcaacgcttgattatcgctcctgtactaactcttccttcagataaggaaaagtttgtggtatattgtgatgcctcgagacagggtctcggctgtgtgcttatgcaggctgggagggtaatagcttattcttctcggcagttaaaggagtacgagccgaggtaccctactcacgatttagaactcgcagcagtggtatttgcgctaaagatttggcggcattacctttatggcgagaaatgtgagatatacactgatcataaaagtctgaaatgCTTCTTCACCTAgaaggacttgaatatgagacaaagacgtgtgctagaattggtgaaggattatgattgtgagatcctttatcatcctggtaaggccaatgtggttgctgacgctttgagtagaaaaggtTAGAGTCAGTTGAAtactatgaagcaaatctcccaacagctggcaaatgaaatgactcgagcttagattgagttggttgtggggcaattggctaatattaccctgcaatccactcttcttgagagaattaaagaagcacaaaagcaagattcagaattgataaaaacccgagctagggtttcggctgggaaggctagtgatttctcagtagatgaaacgggaatgttgagatttggaagtcgagtttgtgtgcctatggatgagaacatcaagaaagagatcatggatgagtctcacatgACTCCTTACTCAAttcatccagggtcgacaaagatgtatcaagacctgaaagccatgttctggtggccaggcatgaaaaACGACATCGCTGaatatgttgcaaagtgccttatgtgtcagcaagtgaaagctgagcaccagcgagctgcagggttgctgcaaccactgaatataccagaatggaaatgggaagatattgctatggacttcgtggtaggtatgcctagaaccacgggacaatttgactctatgtgggtcatagtggacaggttcacaaagtctgctcactgtttacctgttcggacgaatttctccattgaccagtatgctgagttgtatgtcagagaaattgttcgtctgcatggtgtcccaaagtccattgtatcggatagagatccgaagtttacatcaagattctgggaaagtctgcatcgagctatgggaactcagttaaagttcagcacagcttttcatcctcagacggatgggcaatccgagaggaccattcaaattttagaggacatgctacgggcatgtgtgcttgactttaagggatcatgggtaaagtaccttcccctgatcgagttttcttataataacagatatcaggcaacaatcgggatggctccttataaacttttatatggaagaaaatgtagatcacccATACACTGGGacgaagtgggtgaaagaaagttcttgggtcccgaagctgttcagaaaacaagtgaggcagttgataagattagagcgcgaatgctcgcggctcagagtaggcagaagagttatgctgatccaaagcgtcgagatattgattttcaggtcggggacatggtatttctccgaatatctccgatgaaaggcataaaacgctttgagaagaaaggaaagcttagcccgaggttcattggaccttttgaaatccttgagaggatagggcaagtagcgtacaggttggctatgccccccagtatttgtacataatgtgtttcatgtttcaatgcttcggaaatatgtctcagactcgtcccatgttctgagttatgaagcattggaacttcagccggacttgtcatacgaggaacaaccagtgtagatacttgatagaagagaaaaagtcttgagaagcaagacagtggcactggtgaaagtactgtggaggaaCAATAAActagaagaggcaacctgggaactcgagacggatatgcagcagaaatatccggagttgttcaggtaaatttcgggacgaaatttctataaggagggggtaattgtaatacccggaattaagaaatggattagcaaaaccctaactagataattatgtataatggaggaattatattattatatagttcaatatatgtgattttatatgaattttaatatattaaagaccccgttggtgagccaggggccttttggtaattatgacccaagaagggtaaaatgatgaaattaattcaattacgtgcttaatagaactatattattatatagtatgcctgtgttgtcttttcaggtgtgttctgacaggttagcgcggtatagtcacaaccgggaattttgggccgaactgggttcgggcccgaaatgtaaattggattgattatatggcattttatttgataaatgataatctgaaatttatttgaaattaattgagtattgaatgactattttacccttgtgagggtgtatgtgggtatttaagccctaagggcattttggtcatttcacccctaattattatgtttgattaaaattgatttttgatgaaatgaaatgcaattttctggttttgctttCCTCTTAGCCGACCCCCACTCTCTCCCAAACCCTCTTGTTATTTCAAGTTGAATTTGAAGAAAATTGGTGTGAATTGGAGCTAATTTTTGGAGCTTGATTGTGGGAAATATTCTTGCTTAGTCTTGAGGTAGTCTCTAcagtttttaattaagtttctaATTGATTTTCCTTGCTGAATTTTATGGTTTAATAGCATGTATAGTTGATGTGTTCTTGTGTATGCATGTTGTTAAGTTTGGTGTTTAATCTTGGTGAAATTGTATGATTTGGTTGGGACTTATGTTTGTTGAGCTTGGAGTAAGATTTTAGGGTATTTTCTAGGTTGAAAATACATGTTTTATTTGGTCTTGAGCTGCTCGAAAATATTGGAAAGATGTTGCTTTGAAGCTCAAGTTTAGAGCTTGAAGTTTTGGAGTTTAGGGCATGATTttgattattgtgcaatctgaaattatgggtttattgttggattttgatgcataaatatgtgttttagaccctataatatttgctagctgctgtaagtggattaattgtgaatttggttgtgaaaagcaagcaagcttggtgctttaatgacactttttgatttttagtgcaattgttgtgtttaagttgtggaatatgtttattatggtatattttgatgctctggaaagtttagGAATGTTTGGGGacgatttgagtgagttttgggggtttaaagattgagaaatttcgtgttttctgcccagacaaccgaaattccggttggttcagggctgctccatccggaattccagttggagttcatcgggaaatgctgaattttgttttggccataacttttgactcgagactccgtttgggacgttatttataccgttggaaagctcttttcgagatCTATGTGATTGTCTGTATTTGAAAAgccataaatttattttatgaatgtgaaatcaggggttaaccctatttgtgaaaatctcgaattgtgtgtgactaggattaccagcacctggtcaggagcacccggggatttggaatctctactattgcgggacatcaggtaagacagtgattagcacgtagagtatgcgcagtggcacttatattgaaaatgatatgcatgaatgtttagtaaccgggattagggttattaccctaataggaacggtctaatagcctagggttattaccctagtggtatatgtgtataaattccatgccatgttaattgaaatgagatttagggattatgcgctcaaggcataatcaggttggactcggtactcataaccgagatgaaccacttctgaggccttaatgtatttagacgtgtgagagtaactcgtgggtctacgtcatgtagatttaattagatgtgtgagcgcaacacataggtctacgccatgtagacataaatgggcatgatgaaataatgatcaggtctgtgctatacagacatatgtgaatgagcataatatatttgttatgatttatatagtcttgctgggcttggctcacgggtgctctactgtgcaggaaagggtaaggcattagctgatcagccatgagtttcaggagctgggcgaagaatgtacatgttcatgccacttcagaccaagcgggttatgggtctaacagtgttggcTTTTGTattctattttgccgcttaggtcggctagtaagaaagaacttgtaataagtttgtaaatatttttgggatcccaactattttgaaaagtttaaatatattacaagtttattttcagtttgtttaatataaaagtttaaattctgcgctatttttattagtaatcacgattaggggattagggtttcataaacattttgggtagcgtgcctaattatttagggcgtttcAAAAGTGTTTTGGTGCCTTTAACATGTTCGTGATAGGTCTTAGCCATTCGCACTAAGACGGACCCAAAAACTGAAACCCTAATTGGGAATGCCAACCTAAGTGCTGGGTGAAAACCCTAGCGCCTGAGTTTACTTATGGGATGCAGTTTCGTCTCTTTTCAGTTTTTAGACCTTGGACTTGAATTCTTCTTGTCTTCTTGATTCAGAATAGTgaaagaagatgagttggaaaTAACTTGGCGGGATACAAACACCCATTGCGAAGTTCCTAGAGTTAATAGGGACCCTTCCAGGTCGTCTGCTATGACTCTGGAGTACTCAACTCCAGGATGTTTTCTTTCTGCCACGTGTCAAAAATTGATTTTCAGGTCACCAGAGTCAGCTTCTGGGTAAATAAACTACATCATAAATGGTTTTGAACTTTAttgatttaaaaataatattaaattaaatttagattttaGTTAGGGCATGAAACCCAACAATATATATGTTTGGGCAATTAAGTGTTCATGGATATTTCATATTGTTGATTTTCTCTTGTCAGAGTTTATGGAAGTCATATGTTGGTTTGCTCAAGATTAGGGTCGACCCTAGGCTAAGGCGGGTAGCACTTAGGGCCTACTCATTTTAAAGgccaaattaaaaaatatctattaaAAAAATCCCATTTATTGTTATAATAAGAGTATTTTTTTCTTAAGGGCATTTCAACTCTAGGTCGGCCCTactcaaaatttgcctttgtagTGATTCTTTCGTCGACGTTTATGGAAGCAGTATGTTGGTTTGCTAAAGATCTCCCTGCACTAGTTGCAATTATGGTTGATTTTTGAAGCAAAACTTCTTACCGATATTTATagtaattgtaattttttttttcttgttgctCTTTGATCATATAGTTGAGATCCATGGAAAGATCTCATTGTTCAGAGCTAGCAAGATCCTTCTCAAAAGTGATTCCATGGATTCACAAATTATGAagagttattattatttagggtgattctataatgcacccccttaaaagggatgtactgatacACCCTTGACTTGTTTCGACATCCAGAAaagttttttagtctaattttttttcatagtcatgtacgttataactatttaagataacctacaaaattttaagaaatttcgaataatttacaatatagaaaacaatgttcaaacagtctattttacacacgtataaaataaaatagtcacgtgtgtaatacactgtttgaacataattttcggcgtgttaaacttttctaaatttcttaaaattttgcaggatgtcttaaataactataacgtacatgaccatgagaagaaatttgactaaaaaattatttcgggtgctaaaacagataagagtgcatcaatatatctattttaagagtgtgcattatagaatttccctattatttattattattattattattattattattattattattattattattaagtaatAAAGAGAAGtttatacaataaaaatgtttatattagatttgaaaaaataaaaagttcatATTAGAATGGAGTAGTATACATgttcattttaaataattttagtcTAAAATAGAAAAGTCCtccaaataattataataataataataacaattatttggaaataaatcataataattttttttttttctgaaaaatcacaaatcataaatcatataggaaaattttacaatacatcctttaaaatagatttatctgttttagcatccgaaataattttttagtcaaattttttctcatggtcatgtacgttatagttatttaagacatcctgcaaaattttaagaaatttaaaaaagttaacACACTGAAAATTATGTTCAAaaagtgtgttgcacgcgtgactattttattttatacgcgtgtaaaatagactgtttgaacattattttctatattgtaaattattccgaatttttcaaaattttgtaagacatcttaaataactataacgtacataaaaatgaaaaaaaaaattatactattttttttctaaatactgAAACAATGCACCAATACATCCCCTTTAAGAGATGCATTACGGATCAcccaatcatatatatatatatatttttgttgtatgaGAAGAGGGGGGAAAGCCAATTTGAGCGCACGCCTCTTGTCCTCTATCTATCCATCCCACGTGTTCAAAACGAGATACCCGATTCACGCGCCAGGAGCGTGCAGAAACGAAGCAAAACACATTTTTCGTTTGTAATTAGGCTCCCAAAAGCTcctaatctttattatatagtAAGACCTAATTGCCCCATTCTCACCCTCACTCACTCACTCGCTTTTCTCTCTCACCGTACCCTTCTCTCGTTTCCTTCACTCTCCTGTGATGGACTTTGTTGCAGTGCTTGGCACCGGGGCTCTTGTGGCCTTCGGTCTCTACTGGTTCGTATGGGTTCTAGGCCCCGCCGAACAACAAGGCAAGCGCGGTGTCAATCTCTCCGGCGGATCGATCTCCGCCGAGAAGGTTCAAGATAACTATAAGCAGTACTGGTCCTTCTTCCGCCGCCCTAAGGAGATCGAAACTGCCGAGAAGGTTCCAGACTTTGTAGATACTTTCTACAATTTAGTAACCGACATTTACGAGTGGGGATGGGGCCAGTCCTTCCATTTCTCCCCTTCCATACCCGGTAAGTCTCACCGTGATGCCACGCGCATTCACGAGGAGATGGCCGTCGATCTCATCAACGTCAAACCAGGGGATCGAATTCTGGACGTTGGATGCGGGGTTGGGGGCCCCATGCGAGCCATCGCCGCCCACTCTCGTGCCAATGTCGTAGGCATCACGATCAACGAATACCAGGTTAAACGCGCCCGCCAGCACAACAAGAAGGCTGGGCTCGATTCGCTCTGTGAGGTCGTTTGCGGCAACTTCCTCCAGATGCCGTTCCCGGACAACAGCTTCGAAGGCGCCTACTCGATCGAAGCCACCTGTCACGCGCCGAAGCTGGAGGAGGTATACGCAGAGATTTTTAGGGTTTTGAAGCCTGGATCTCTCTATGTGTCGTACGAATGGGTAACGACAGACAAATATGTAGGAGAGAACGCTGAACATGTTGATATCATTCAAGGGATCGAGAGAGGTGACGCCTTGCCTGGTCTGCGGAGCTACTCCGATATAGCCGAAACGGCTCGGAAAGTGGGGTTCGAGGTGGTGAAGGAGCAAGATCTGGCTAAACCACCTGCTCTTCCATGGTGGACACGTTTGAAGATGGGTAGATTCGCTTACTGGAGAAACCACGTTCTCGTGACTGTGCTTGCCGCCGTGGGAATCGCTCCAAAGGGTACCGTCGATGTCCACGAGATGCTTTTCAAGACCGCCGATTATCTGACCAGGGGTGGAGATACCGGAATATTCTCTCCGATGCATATGATTCTCTGCAGAAAGCCAGTTACCGAATCATAAAGCTCACAAGTATTCTTGAGGTAATACCTCATTCACTTATTTTCCATGTTCTACCCTCTATCACTTTAGTCTCttcctagttttttttttcttaatttattattttgttagtgctaatttattttccattttgtaattttgttttcGAATTATTTGAATCTCATGGTTGGATAACTTTTGTGATGATTAATTAAGCTTAAGAGCCATAATATGTTGTTGTCTTTTCACTTTAATCTCGAATGTCTTGCGTTTAAAGATCAAATCACGGATCATCAATCAAAATACTAACGGTTGTGATTGATTGTAAGGGAGTTGATTGATATAGATTAGTAGACATAAGGGTGTGGGGGCACGTGACTGGAAGGAATGAAATGAACtgtgtttggtttggtttggtccTTTTGGAGTAACGGTCCCGCCAAACATGTGGTTGTTTGTTTTAAGCCTTTGTTTGGTTTCTTTCTTTAGTCATTTAATGTGTGGACTTTGAGGCTGTGCTGAACAGTCAGGCCGACAAATGGGCCCCAGATCGTGTTACTAAAATAAAATCTTTCAACCTTTCTCATGCCTTTATTCGTACCTAGACCATTATTATGCCGTAGCAGTTTTGCATTATCATAGacctttattataatttatttattatgcgAATTTAATGTCTACAGATATCTACTTAATTCGATTTTCAACATTCTATTTGGCGTGAGTTCAAATTTTGAGAATGGGGGAATTCGTATTTATTAGTCACCCCATTCATTTATTACTtggttttcttattttttcgTTCTCTTATTTGATTTccaactctatttttttttggtggggATGCTCATGAGTTATGAGTACTTAATATGGACGTAATTACATACGTCAAGGTGTCAGATTCAGTTATATATACAGTAAAAACCTTTtaagataaatatttgtaatagaCAGTTATGtagtttaattttcttaatggctGAATTGAATCCTACCGAACAACAGTAAGGTAATAAGTTACCCTTTTTGAATTAGTTTAAACTCTAAAAATGGAGATGTGTTTTACCAATAAGTCAAAcagttgtgttttttttttttataattattattatctgGCTTGTCATTCAACCAAAAAAAGCAGATGGGATCTACAGTACAGGGGGTTGTCTCCCATAGTGTTGCACCTACGAAGTGCTCATTAGTTCTTGCACATCTGGCATGATCTTCTGTGAAAATATTATCTCTAGACTCAATACCATTACAAGTACTTATGAATTAAATAATGACAGTAAGTAAACTTGGATTTAAGATCTAAAATATATTTCCCGATTGCAGCAAGGCCTGCCaggttttgttttttcttttttaaattaaaagcaTCCACCATAATAAACTTTTCAAATTGTCGTACTATCTTTAGTCTTCTTGCTCATGTCTTATTCGGGAAATGATCTTTGGTATCATAAAGCCTTGAACTTACCTTTGACACTCTGAGCACAGACGTTTACAATGCTTCCCCAGGGTGTCAAGAAAGCCAGCAACATATGTTAAAAACCTCATTCGTTGCCCTCTCTCATCACCATCTTTTCCATACCATATTTGCTTTGGACAAT
This window harbors:
- the LOC115722563 gene encoding 24-methylenesterol C-methyltransferase 2, encoding MDFVAVLGTGALVAFGLYWFVWVLGPAEQQGKRGVNLSGGSISAEKVQDNYKQYWSFFRRPKEIETAEKVPDFVDTFYNLVTDIYEWGWGQSFHFSPSIPGKSHRDATRIHEEMAVDLINVKPGDRILDVGCGVGGPMRAIAAHSRANVVGITINEYQVKRARQHNKKAGLDSLCEVVCGNFLQMPFPDNSFEGAYSIEATCHAPKLEEVYAEIFRVLKPGSLYVSYEWVTTDKYVGENAEHVDIIQGIERGDALPGLRSYSDIAETARKVGFEVVKEQDLAKPPALPWWTRLKMGRFAYWRNHVLVTVLAAVGIAPKGTVDVHEMLFKTADYLTRGGDTGIFSPMHMILCRKPVTES